The following are encoded together in the Tripterygium wilfordii isolate XIE 37 chromosome 18, ASM1340144v1, whole genome shotgun sequence genome:
- the LOC119983863 gene encoding calmodulin-binding transcription activator 2-like isoform X2: MLEQELMHIVFVHYLEVKGNRMNGSPLNFSFQQNHSQEPSGSTDSTSQTSTLLSLCEDADSKDIHKASSRCHSSPELLQMQKSTMMDTINAGLKHSSAMHPSSGCGARHVDGPKNNDGGTQIMESPNLASWEDIFEQCTKEYDNLPSHVTVSSNQPATMGATLEGEEVFLGELLAGGTAVRSMPSESSWQIPFENSSMHFPGHSMDSPSNLELGYDFDTSIFEQGGPNLASMRNLLEPFHNCSAQENEQALRRQLVDAEAVVTKSNSKNNMPLEGNINYSLIVKQSLLDGEEGLKKLDSFSRWVDKELVEVDDLQMQSSSGITWSTVECGDVVVDESSLSPSLSQDQLFSIADFSPKWTFTDSKSEVLITGTFLRGQEVAEYNWSCMFGEVEVPAEVLGDGILCCHAPPHKDGRVPLYVTCSNRFACSEVREFDYRLGSSKDVDIKDIYSGSTYEMLLHMRLVRLLSLRYSSSPNNLFEDAREKQNLIGRIMLLRDQEECYPMVEPVSQNDLSQHKVKEHLFQGLVKERLYSWLFHKVIEGGKGPSVLDGDGQGVLHLAAALGYDWAIKPSVTSGVSINFRDVNGWTALHWAAFCGREQTVAALISLGAAPGALTDPSPEFPLARTPADLASCNGHKGISGFLAEVSLTSYFSSLTMKDPKEDGAQEVSGTKAVQTVAERTATPVNYGDVPDVLSLKDSLTAVCNATQAANRIHQVFRLQSFQRKQITEYEDHEFGLSDELALSVVAAKSRKPEGMDHSAAIHIQKKFRGWKKRKEFLIIRQRIVKIQAHVRGHRVRKQYRAITWSVGILEKVILRWRRKASGLRGFRRDAFPDPPCLSSKEDDYDFLKEGRKQTEERLHKALNRVKSMVQYPEGRAQYRRLLTVVEGFRESKVSDMVLTNSEGTGDDEDDLINIDSLLDDDNFMSSI; encoded by the exons ATGCTTGAGCA GGAGCTAATGCATATCGTTTTCGTTCACTACTTGGAAGTCAAG GGTAACAGGATGAATGGCAGTCCTTTGAATTTTAGCTTTCAGCAAAATCATAGCCAAGAGCCTTCAGGAAGCACAGATTCAACAAGCCAAACCAGCACTCTATTATCATTATGTGAAGATGCTGATTCAA AGGACATCCACAAAGCAAGTTCCAGATGCCACTCATCTCCCGAATTGCTTCAAATGCAGAAAAGTACTATGATGGACACTATAAATGCTGGCCTCAAACACTCTTCTGCTATGCATCCTAGCTCAG GCTGTGGCGCACGTCATGTGGATGGACCTAAAAATAATGATGGTGGTACTCAAATAATGGAGTCTCCAAATTTAGCTTCTTGGGAGGATATTTTTGAGCAGTGTACAAAGGAATATGATAATCTACCTTCTCATGTAACTGTGTCTTCTAACCAACCTGCTACCATGGGAGCCACGCTTGAAGGAGAAGAAGTGTTCTTAGGAGAGCTTTTGGCAGGGGGGACTGCTGTTAGATCTATGCCTAGCGAATCCAGCTGGCAG ATTCCATTTGAAAACAGTTCCATGCATTTTCCTGGACACTCCATGGACTCACCATCGAATTTGGAGCTGGGATATGATTTCGATACCAGTATCTTTGAACAAGGAGGACCAAATCTTGCAAGTATGCGGAATCTGTTGGAGCCATTTCATAATTGCAGTGCTCAGGAGAATGAACAGGCTCTTCGAAGGCAGCTTGTAGATGCAGAAGCGGTtgtaacaaaatcaaattccaagaacaatatGCCCCTGGAGGGAAACATCAACTATTCTTTAATTGTAAAACAATCATTATTAGATGGAGAAGAAGGCTTGAAAAAGCTTGACAGTTTCTCTCGATGGGTTGATAAAGAACTTGTGGAGGTTGATGATTTGCAGATGCAGTCCTCATCTGGCATTACTTGGAGCACTGTTGAATGTGGAGATGTAGTAGTTGACGAGTCCTCACTTAGTCCCTCTCTCTCCCAGGACCAGCTTTTTAGCATTGCTGATTTTtcaccaaagtggacctttacaGATTCGAAATCTGAG GTTCTTATCACTGGAACGTTTTTGAGGGGTCAAGAGGTGGCTGAATATAACTGGTCATGCATGTTTGGTGAAGTGGAGGTTCCAGCTGAGGTTCTGGGAGATGGTATTCTTTGTTGCCATGCTCCTCCTCATAAAGATGGGCGAGTTCCTTTGTATGTGACCTGTTCCAACAGGTTTGCTTGTAGTGAGGTGCGAGAATTTGATTACCGTTTGGGCTCTTCTAAAGATGTTGATATCAAGGATATATATAGCGGAAGCACATATGAAATGCTTCTTCACATGCGACTTGTGAGGTTACTATCTCTTAGATATTCTAGCTCTCCAAATAATCTATTTGAAGATGCAAGGGAGAAGCAAAACTTAATTGGCAGAATTATGTTATTAAGGGATCAAGAGGAATGTTACCCCATGGTAGAACCAGTATCGCAGAATGATTTGTCTCAACACAAAGTGAAAGAGCATCTCTTTCAGGGGCTGGTGAAAGAGAGGTTGTACTCGTGGCTCTTCCATAAAGTAATTGAAGGTGGTAAAGGGCCAAGTGTATTAGATGGTGATGGACAAGGTGTATTGCATTTAGCAGCTGCTCTTGGTTATGATTGGGCCATAAAACCGAGTGTAACTTCTGGAGTTAGTATCAATTTCCGTGATGTGAATGGATGGACTGCACTCCATTGGGCTGCCTTCTGTGGCAG AGAGCAGACGGTTGCTGCCCTTATTTCTCTCGGTGCGGCACCTGGAGCATTGACAGATCCGTCTCCAGAATTTCCTTTGGCCAGAACACCTGCAGACCTTGCTTCTTGCAATGGGCACAAAGGGATTTCAGGTTTTCTTGCTGAGGTTTCGTTGACCAGCTACTTTTCATCCCTTACTATGAAGGATCCCAAAGAAGATGGTGCACAGGAGGTCTCAGGAACAAAAGCTGTGCAAACTGTTGCAGAGCGGACAGCAACTCCTGTTAACTATGGTGATGTCCCTGATGTATTGTCACTGAAGGATTCACTTACAGCTGTCTGTAATGCCACCCAAGCAGCTAATCGCATACATCAAGTATTTAGGTTGCAATCGTTCCAGCGGAAACAAATAACTGAGTATGAGGATCATGAATTTGGTCTGTCAGATGAGCTTGCTCTTTCAGTTGTAGCTGCGAAGTCACGAAAGCCTGAAGGtatggatcattctgctgcaATACACATCCAAAAGAAGTTTCGTGgttggaagaagagaaaagaattcCTGATAATCCGGCAAAGAATTGTAAAAATTCAG GCCCATGTGAGGGGACACCGAGTAAGGAAACAGTATAGAGCAATTACCTGGTCAGTTGGAATTCTGGAGAAGGTGATATTGCGCTGGAGGCGGAAAGCGAGTGGTTTGCGGGGATTTCGACGAGATGCATTTCCTGATCCACCTTGCTTGTCCTCGAAAGAGGATGATTATGATTTTCTCaaggaaggaagaaaacaaaCTGAGGAAAGGTTACACAAAGCACTCAACAGGGTGAAGTCCATGGTTCAGTATCCCGAGGGACGAGCTCAATACCGCAGGCTGCTGACTGTAGTAGAAGGGTTCCGTGAATCAAAG GTTTCTGATATGGTATTGACGAATTCTGAAGGAACAGGGGATGATGAAGACGACCTTATCAATATTGATTCACTTTTGGACGATGACAATTTCATGTCTAGCATTTGA
- the LOC119983878 gene encoding serine/arginine-rich splicing factor SC35-like → MSHFGRSGPPDISDTYSLLVLNITFRTTADDLFPLFDKYGKVVDIFIPRDRRSGDSRGFAFVRYKYADEAQKAVERLDGRVVDGREITVQFAKYGPNAEKIQKGRIVESLPRSKYSSRSRSPRKRYRDDYRDRDYRRSRRSRSYDRHDLDRHRGRDRDVRRRSRSRSASPDYSRGRGGGRYDEDRRSASRSIDRSASPVRRGRSPRRSPSPRRSLSPRRNLSPSRTPPSRGKSPENRSLNGHSPTPRSASPRLRPAASQSPSPQNSDADE, encoded by the exons ATGTCTCACTTTGGGAGGTCCGGCCCTCCTGACATCTCCGACACCTACTCTCTTCTCGTCCTCAACATCACCTTCC GTACCACTGCGGACGATCTGTTCCCACTTTTTGATAAGTATGGCAAGGTTGTGGATATCTTCATCCCTAGAGATCGGAG GAGTGGTGATTCACGAGGCTTTGCATTTGTGCGCTACAAGTACGCGGACGAAGCACAAAAGGCTGTGGAAAGGCTAGATG GGAGAGTTGTTGATGGTCGGGagataacagttcaatttgccAAATATGGCCCAAATGCAGAGAAGAT TCAAAAAGGAAGGATTGTTGAATCATTACCTAGATCAAAGTACAGTTCAAGAAGTCGCAGCCCTCGAAAAAG ATACCGAGATGACTACAGGGACAGGGATTACAGGAGAAGTCGTCGCAGCAGAAGCTATGATAGGCATGATCTCGACCGACATCGTGGAAGGGATAGGGATGTTCGCCGTCGTAGCAGGAGTCGCAGTGCAAGCCCTGATTACTCTAGGGGCCGCGGAGGAGGCCGGTATGATGAGGACCGACGCAGTGCTAGTCGGTCAATAGATAGGAG TGCCTCCCCTGTTCGCCGAGGTCGAAGTCCTCGCAGGAGCCCCTCACCTCGCAGGAGCCTTTCTCCTCGCAGGAATCTTTCCCCTAGCAGGACTCCTCCTTCTAGGGGCAAGAGCCCTGAAAATCGCAGTCTCAATGGACATTCTCCCACTCCTCGTAGTGCATCTCCAAGACTTCGACCTGCTGCTTCCCAAAGCCCATCCCCCCAGAATTCTGATGCTGAT GAATAA
- the LOC119983863 gene encoding calmodulin-binding transcription activator 2-like isoform X1 produces the protein MADRGSYGLGPRLDIGQLQLEAQHRWLRPAEISEILRNNQKFHISPEPPNMPPSGSLFLFDRKVLRYFRKDGHNWRKKKDGKTVKEAHEKLKVGSVDVLHCYYAHGEENENFQRRCYWMLEQELMHIVFVHYLEVKGNRMNGSPLNFSFQQNHSQEPSGSTDSTSQTSTLLSLCEDADSKDIHKASSRCHSSPELLQMQKSTMMDTINAGLKHSSAMHPSSGCGARHVDGPKNNDGGTQIMESPNLASWEDIFEQCTKEYDNLPSHVTVSSNQPATMGATLEGEEVFLGELLAGGTAVRSMPSESSWQIPFENSSMHFPGHSMDSPSNLELGYDFDTSIFEQGGPNLASMRNLLEPFHNCSAQENEQALRRQLVDAEAVVTKSNSKNNMPLEGNINYSLIVKQSLLDGEEGLKKLDSFSRWVDKELVEVDDLQMQSSSGITWSTVECGDVVVDESSLSPSLSQDQLFSIADFSPKWTFTDSKSEVLITGTFLRGQEVAEYNWSCMFGEVEVPAEVLGDGILCCHAPPHKDGRVPLYVTCSNRFACSEVREFDYRLGSSKDVDIKDIYSGSTYEMLLHMRLVRLLSLRYSSSPNNLFEDAREKQNLIGRIMLLRDQEECYPMVEPVSQNDLSQHKVKEHLFQGLVKERLYSWLFHKVIEGGKGPSVLDGDGQGVLHLAAALGYDWAIKPSVTSGVSINFRDVNGWTALHWAAFCGREQTVAALISLGAAPGALTDPSPEFPLARTPADLASCNGHKGISGFLAEVSLTSYFSSLTMKDPKEDGAQEVSGTKAVQTVAERTATPVNYGDVPDVLSLKDSLTAVCNATQAANRIHQVFRLQSFQRKQITEYEDHEFGLSDELALSVVAAKSRKPEGMDHSAAIHIQKKFRGWKKRKEFLIIRQRIVKIQAHVRGHRVRKQYRAITWSVGILEKVILRWRRKASGLRGFRRDAFPDPPCLSSKEDDYDFLKEGRKQTEERLHKALNRVKSMVQYPEGRAQYRRLLTVVEGFRESKVSDMVLTNSEGTGDDEDDLINIDSLLDDDNFMSSI, from the exons atggCGGATCGTGGATCGTACGGATTGGGTCCTCGATTAG ATATAGGGCAACTACAATTAGAAGCCCAACATCGATGGTTGAGACCTGCTGAAATCAGTGAAATTCTTCGCAATAATCAGAAATTCCATATCTCTCCAGAGCCTCCAAACATGCCACCAA GtggttctctttttcttttcgatAGGAAGGTTTTAAGATACTTTAGAAAGGATGGTCATAATTGGAGGAAGAAAAAGGATGGAAAAACTGTCAAGGAAGCTCATGAAAAGCTGAAG GTTGGAAGTGTTGATGTACTTCATTGCTACTATGCACATGGTGAAGAGAATGAGAACTTTCAAAGGCGCTGTTATTGGATGCTTGAGCA GGAGCTAATGCATATCGTTTTCGTTCACTACTTGGAAGTCAAG GGTAACAGGATGAATGGCAGTCCTTTGAATTTTAGCTTTCAGCAAAATCATAGCCAAGAGCCTTCAGGAAGCACAGATTCAACAAGCCAAACCAGCACTCTATTATCATTATGTGAAGATGCTGATTCAA AGGACATCCACAAAGCAAGTTCCAGATGCCACTCATCTCCCGAATTGCTTCAAATGCAGAAAAGTACTATGATGGACACTATAAATGCTGGCCTCAAACACTCTTCTGCTATGCATCCTAGCTCAG GCTGTGGCGCACGTCATGTGGATGGACCTAAAAATAATGATGGTGGTACTCAAATAATGGAGTCTCCAAATTTAGCTTCTTGGGAGGATATTTTTGAGCAGTGTACAAAGGAATATGATAATCTACCTTCTCATGTAACTGTGTCTTCTAACCAACCTGCTACCATGGGAGCCACGCTTGAAGGAGAAGAAGTGTTCTTAGGAGAGCTTTTGGCAGGGGGGACTGCTGTTAGATCTATGCCTAGCGAATCCAGCTGGCAG ATTCCATTTGAAAACAGTTCCATGCATTTTCCTGGACACTCCATGGACTCACCATCGAATTTGGAGCTGGGATATGATTTCGATACCAGTATCTTTGAACAAGGAGGACCAAATCTTGCAAGTATGCGGAATCTGTTGGAGCCATTTCATAATTGCAGTGCTCAGGAGAATGAACAGGCTCTTCGAAGGCAGCTTGTAGATGCAGAAGCGGTtgtaacaaaatcaaattccaagaacaatatGCCCCTGGAGGGAAACATCAACTATTCTTTAATTGTAAAACAATCATTATTAGATGGAGAAGAAGGCTTGAAAAAGCTTGACAGTTTCTCTCGATGGGTTGATAAAGAACTTGTGGAGGTTGATGATTTGCAGATGCAGTCCTCATCTGGCATTACTTGGAGCACTGTTGAATGTGGAGATGTAGTAGTTGACGAGTCCTCACTTAGTCCCTCTCTCTCCCAGGACCAGCTTTTTAGCATTGCTGATTTTtcaccaaagtggacctttacaGATTCGAAATCTGAG GTTCTTATCACTGGAACGTTTTTGAGGGGTCAAGAGGTGGCTGAATATAACTGGTCATGCATGTTTGGTGAAGTGGAGGTTCCAGCTGAGGTTCTGGGAGATGGTATTCTTTGTTGCCATGCTCCTCCTCATAAAGATGGGCGAGTTCCTTTGTATGTGACCTGTTCCAACAGGTTTGCTTGTAGTGAGGTGCGAGAATTTGATTACCGTTTGGGCTCTTCTAAAGATGTTGATATCAAGGATATATATAGCGGAAGCACATATGAAATGCTTCTTCACATGCGACTTGTGAGGTTACTATCTCTTAGATATTCTAGCTCTCCAAATAATCTATTTGAAGATGCAAGGGAGAAGCAAAACTTAATTGGCAGAATTATGTTATTAAGGGATCAAGAGGAATGTTACCCCATGGTAGAACCAGTATCGCAGAATGATTTGTCTCAACACAAAGTGAAAGAGCATCTCTTTCAGGGGCTGGTGAAAGAGAGGTTGTACTCGTGGCTCTTCCATAAAGTAATTGAAGGTGGTAAAGGGCCAAGTGTATTAGATGGTGATGGACAAGGTGTATTGCATTTAGCAGCTGCTCTTGGTTATGATTGGGCCATAAAACCGAGTGTAACTTCTGGAGTTAGTATCAATTTCCGTGATGTGAATGGATGGACTGCACTCCATTGGGCTGCCTTCTGTGGCAG AGAGCAGACGGTTGCTGCCCTTATTTCTCTCGGTGCGGCACCTGGAGCATTGACAGATCCGTCTCCAGAATTTCCTTTGGCCAGAACACCTGCAGACCTTGCTTCTTGCAATGGGCACAAAGGGATTTCAGGTTTTCTTGCTGAGGTTTCGTTGACCAGCTACTTTTCATCCCTTACTATGAAGGATCCCAAAGAAGATGGTGCACAGGAGGTCTCAGGAACAAAAGCTGTGCAAACTGTTGCAGAGCGGACAGCAACTCCTGTTAACTATGGTGATGTCCCTGATGTATTGTCACTGAAGGATTCACTTACAGCTGTCTGTAATGCCACCCAAGCAGCTAATCGCATACATCAAGTATTTAGGTTGCAATCGTTCCAGCGGAAACAAATAACTGAGTATGAGGATCATGAATTTGGTCTGTCAGATGAGCTTGCTCTTTCAGTTGTAGCTGCGAAGTCACGAAAGCCTGAAGGtatggatcattctgctgcaATACACATCCAAAAGAAGTTTCGTGgttggaagaagagaaaagaattcCTGATAATCCGGCAAAGAATTGTAAAAATTCAG GCCCATGTGAGGGGACACCGAGTAAGGAAACAGTATAGAGCAATTACCTGGTCAGTTGGAATTCTGGAGAAGGTGATATTGCGCTGGAGGCGGAAAGCGAGTGGTTTGCGGGGATTTCGACGAGATGCATTTCCTGATCCACCTTGCTTGTCCTCGAAAGAGGATGATTATGATTTTCTCaaggaaggaagaaaacaaaCTGAGGAAAGGTTACACAAAGCACTCAACAGGGTGAAGTCCATGGTTCAGTATCCCGAGGGACGAGCTCAATACCGCAGGCTGCTGACTGTAGTAGAAGGGTTCCGTGAATCAAAG GTTTCTGATATGGTATTGACGAATTCTGAAGGAACAGGGGATGATGAAGACGACCTTATCAATATTGATTCACTTTTGGACGATGACAATTTCATGTCTAGCATTTGA
- the LOC119983879 gene encoding protein PELPK1-like: MASFGKYCFMLAFSVALSFSSMEVGLAARHLLQIPNLPNLPQPTIPNLPTTLPPLPSIPNLPQPTLPNLPTIPNLPQPTLPTTLPPLPSIPNLPQPTMPNLPQPSLPTTLPPLPSIPSIPTIPTTIPSIPFLSPPPSNN, from the coding sequence ATGGCTTCTTTTGGCAAATACTGCTTCATGTTGGCTTTCTCTGTTGCTCTAAGTTTTTCCAGCATGGAGGTCGGCTTAGCTGCTCGTCATCTTTTACAGATACCAAATTTGCCAAATCTGCCGCAACCCACAATCCCAAATTTGCCTACAACACTGCCTCCATTGCCTAGCATCCCAAATCTCCCACAACCCACATTGCCAAACTTGCCAACAATCCCAAATCTACCGCAACCCACATTGCCTACAACACTGCCTCCATTGCCTAGCATCCCAAATCTGCCACAACCCACAATGCCAAACTTGCCACAACCCTCATTGCCAACAACATTGCCTCCATTGCCAAGCATTCCCTCTATCCCAACAATCCCAACCACTATTCCATCTATTCCATTCCTGTCTCCACCACCCAGCAACAACTAG
- the LOC119983872 gene encoding tobamovirus multiplication protein 1-like produces MFVAQLTNMPCFWQLRRFIRGITIHQTRHRSLESQSIRITKPNFLFFSYVFSFSIGVCGAASMESWTLRTKSLVYREHESYSGYSGLFSWWDEMEESADLQRGIFYFLCACYALLSFVALVQLIRIQLRVPEYGWTTQKVFHLMNFLVNGLRAVLFGLYKSVFHIKPKTLEIVILDLPGLLFFSTYTLLVLFWAEIYHQARSLPTDKLRPTYYIVNGVVYFMQVFIWIYMRLSQSPIAVEAARLFFAVISLSAALGFLVYGGRLFVMLRRFPIESRGRQKKLYEVGCVTGVCCTCFLIRCFMSALSAFDEDADIDVLDHPILNLIYYMLVEILPSALVLFILRKLPPRRVSDQYHPIR; encoded by the exons ATGTTTGTTGCGCAATTAACGAATATGCCATGCTTTTGGCAGTTACGAAGATTCATACGTGGCATTACCATCCATCAGACGCGTCATCGCTCTCTCGAATCCCAGAGTATTCGCATTACAAAGCCCaacttcctcttcttttcttaCGTCTTCTCCTTCTCCATTGGAGTCTGCGGAGCAGCATCAATGGAGTCCTGGACGCTGAGGACGAAGAGCCTCGTGTATAGAGAGCACGAAAGCTACAGTGGATATAGCGGCTTGTTCAGTTGGTGGGACGAGATGGAAGAATCTGCGGATCTGCAACGAGGCATTTTCTATTTCTTGTGTGCGTGTTATGCATTGCTCTCCTTTGTGGCACTG GTACAACTTATCCGTATCCAATTGAGAGTACCAGAATATGGCTGGACAACACAAAAGGTTTTCCACTTGATGAATTTTCTTGTGAATGGAT TGAGGGCTGTGCTCTTTGGCCTCTACAAGAGTGTCTTTCATATTAAGCCAAAG ACTCTTGAAATAGTGATTTTGGATCTTCCTGGTCTTCTGTTTTTTTCGACATATACATTACTTGTGCTGTTCTGGGCTGAGATATATCACCAG GCACGAAGCCTTCCCACTGATAAACTGAGGCCTACATATTATATTGTCAATGGAGTTGTATACTTCATGCAG GTTTTTATCTGGATATATATGAGATTAAGCCAGAGTCCCATTGCTGTGGAAGCTGCCAGGCTCTTCTTCGCAG TTATTTCATTGTCCGCTGCTCTGGGATTTTTGGTATACGGTGGAAG GTTGTTTGTAATGCTGAGACGATTCCCTATAGAATCTAGAGGTCGTCAGAAAAAGCTTTATGAG GTTGGCTGTGTTACTGGAGTGTGCTGTACATGTTTCTTGATAAGGTGCTTTATG TCTGCTTTATCAGCTTTTGACGAGGATGCTGATATTGATGTCTTGGATCATCCCATTTTAAACCTCATATATTACATG TTGGTAGAGATCTTACCATCTGCTTTGGTACTGTTCATCCTAAGGAAGCTACCTCCAAGGCGTGTCTCGGATCAGTATCATCCAATCAGATGA